In Vespa velutina chromosome 1, iVesVel2.1, whole genome shotgun sequence, the following proteins share a genomic window:
- the LOC124947067 gene encoding uncharacterized protein LOC124947067 isoform X4: protein MECFQLEERRTGEICNACVLLVKRWKKLPAGSNRNWRHVVDARAGPGIKSLTKFKSKNKKKLKDAPEKFEKIMKKKNIYIKSETEREQSPAMSDDLIEDYVPENSSKCSSRTVSPTGSDDINTVDKPLDIAQEDSDIKNDLTVNGFIDLSYFKREIICCGTIFKGPYGEVIIDPALIKPCTGCLSKQRQQQSNVLRNSPVHSSASASPVHSSASASPTHSVESGVDSAVTKQTSKTFSDSSSDSGYDESSNQGVGEGKITKVIMNVNPNLKPIVKTQPIKSVQLKAIPVVSESVRLKSDVPIKLVPIKQIDQLSCKPLSLVSSTNVTLSSSSHTIVTVPANPLVDFTMHASPSRQSVSN from the exons TTTCAATTAGAAGAAAGACGTACTGGAGAGATTTGTAATGCTTGTGTGTTGTTAGtaaagagatggaaaaagtTACCAGCTGGAAGTAATCGCAATTGGAGACAT gttGTAGATGCTCGTGCAGGGCCTGGTATTAAatcattaacaaaatttaaatcaaaaaataaaaagaaacttaaaGATGCACctgaaaaattcgaaaagataatgaagaaaaagaatatatatataaaatcagagACAGAACGCGAACAAAGTCCCGCAATGAGTGATGATTTGATTG aAGATTATGTGCCAGAAAATAGTAGCAAATGTTCTAGTAGAACAGTTAGTCCTACTGGTAGTGATGACATTAATACAGTTGATAAACCTTTAGATATTGCACAAGAGGATtctgatataaaaaatgatttaactgTTAATGGCTTTATTGACTTATCTTATTTCAAaag ggAAATTATTTGCTGTGGTACAATATTCAAAGGTCCATATGGAGAAGTTATAATAGATCCAGCATTGATAAAACCATGTACAGGTTGTCTATCTAAGCAAAGACAGCAACAATCAAATGTGTTAAGAAATAGTCCAGTACATAGTTCAGCATCGGCGAGTCCTGTTCATAGTTCTGCATCTGCTAGTCCTACCCACAGCGTAGAATCAGGTGTAGATTCAGCGGTGACAAAACAAACAAGTAAAACATTCAGTGATTCGTCTTCTGATTCTGGTTATGACGAATCTTCTAATCAAGGGGTTGGTGAGGGTAAAATTACTAAAGTAATTATGAATGTTAATCCCAACCTCAAACCGATTGTTAAAACACAACCGATAAAGAGTGTGCAGTTAAAAGCTATCCCTGTTGTGTCGGAATCTGTCAGGTTAAAGTCAGATGTGCCAATAAAATTGGTGCCTATAAAACAAATAGACCAACTTTCTTGTAAGccattatctttagtatcgtcAACCAATGTTACTTTAAGCAGTAGTTCACATACTATTGTTACCGTCCCTGCCAACCCACTTGTTGATTTTACAATGCATGCAAGTCCTTCTAGACAATCTGTTTCTAATTAA